The following are encoded in a window of Bacillota bacterium genomic DNA:
- a CDS encoding DivIVA domain-containing protein, with protein sequence MTISFKKSFLGYKPEDVHNEIKRLDIAYEKETTALQAEIEKTKSELEQVETEVTTLQLKLENYIAREQSIVEVMVLAQKKAVQLEEDARRQAKAMLELTEKELLEKRQELERLQEKLALFKQEFKELLDGYRFSIENVGTLPKEPAPQLTLLENERATEAIKSILRKRVGS encoded by the coding sequence TTGACTATATCATTTAAGAAATCATTCTTAGGATATAAACCTGAAGATGTGCATAATGAGATTAAGCGTCTTGACATTGCATATGAGAAAGAAACAACTGCTTTGCAGGCTGAGATTGAAAAAACAAAGAGCGAATTGGAACAAGTTGAAACCGAAGTTACAACCCTGCAGTTAAAATTGGAAAACTATATAGCCCGCGAGCAATCTATTGTTGAAGTAATGGTATTGGCCCAGAAGAAAGCGGTGCAGCTTGAGGAAGATGCCCGCCGGCAGGCAAAGGCCATGTTGGAGTTGACAGAAAAGGAACTCTTGGAAAAAAGACAGGAATTGGAACGGTTGCAGGAAAAGCTGGCCCTTTTTAAGCAGGAGTTTAAGGAGCTGCTCGACGGGTACCGCTTTTCCATTGAAAATGTAGGCACTTTACCTAAAGAACCTGCGCCCCAGCTGACGTTGTTAGAAAACGAGAGAGCAACGGAGGCGATCAAAAGTATACTGCGTAAAAGGGTTGGTTCCTGA
- a CDS encoding universal stress protein: protein MYKILLAADGSESASKAARKTLEMAVPLKAGVTVLSVVQVIPVYRAAGYHGALFDGEQLAMLEKDMEEAASETLEKTRGFFQENGLEVKTVLAKGQPADVICRVAEEGKFDLIVIGSRGLGTIKGLVLGSVSNKVIHNAKTSVLIVK from the coding sequence GTGTACAAGATACTCCTGGCCGCGGACGGTTCCGAGAGCGCCTCCAAGGCAGCCCGGAAGACCCTGGAGATGGCCGTTCCGTTGAAGGCCGGTGTCACGGTGCTGTCAGTCGTGCAGGTGATACCGGTGTACAGGGCTGCGGGCTACCACGGGGCGCTCTTTGACGGCGAGCAACTGGCCATGCTGGAGAAGGACATGGAGGAGGCCGCCAGCGAGACCCTGGAGAAGACCCGGGGGTTTTTCCAGGAAAACGGCCTGGAAGTGAAGACGGTCCTGGCCAAAGGCCAGCCTGCGGATGTGATATGCCGTGTTGCCGAGGAGGGGAAGTTCGACCTCATAGTCATAGGCAGCAGGGGTCTTGGCACCATAAAGGGACTTGTACTGGGCAGTGTAAGCAACAAGGTCATTCATAACGCCAAGACCTCCGTACTCATAGTCAAGTAG
- a CDS encoding 6-pyruvoyl-tetrahydropterin synthase-related protein, with protein sequence MLEKKRLSEGKKRNLLASIEDKTKESQDIEVAILKADELAQEIEKKANFEVERILAEAGARVALTKANLTLIEKEIVQAKEELSFYQSLVYDTTASEVGEESDYVDAGAVREGKGVPSATQVGGFFVDPSAYTIQLVSFLNARHYVILDGNQGPIHAHSWQIHTKIKIPPEKSELIPFAKIMGSINSVIACYEKTLLNEQHPFNLFQPATENIAMFFFNRFEDILLEFGLAQGKLSVWETPTKGIEVARRNPEFDNIPLDLVKDVVATAAAGPSLDQGEKMPPSPSRGKKDKGAIRELRLGRPPGTPSTSYSYPAYRYALHGLLITLVTFLAYYQVVNPQLRLHYPWGSDTWGHLYKAEFLFEQLLQGNYFPQFTEYWYSGVQPFRYWAPLSYYVISLLRFISTDIFMAGNYYVFVSALLGGLSLLFFAGRIGIWPATLAGVIWAVWIDNVRVAFSEGNLPRVLSTALLPLLFFLFLKLLEERKKNYLIILLTVLLVHLTILCHAMMGAVYCLSLALFGLFFWAFGGCRLRDLVWVYFVTFVGVISAGWWLLPSLRGGIIMIDPEAVRAAIQFVPAATSLDPFYRFVNRETFYWGVSLLFAFGVLLLAWRNSTAWVKSLVICSFLLIVITFPSMRLFILLMPLSHLLWPLRFSSFASLALIIGSMALYPFKDKFPVPAGSIKKAVIVSLLGLSLLVDCFFSLRLLAYTGAKSYVLLEGTELLKAAPGWRIATIDLSRLGSAPSYLFSETAGRGQVFGWAWQGATTSYNIMLLNMGLEYQYYPFLFRSSVLLGGTDLLVKDDVISEPEVFADLAAKMGYEQTASIDGLTLWRGPVNRPYLVVKKDHTLVIGRHAGTIAIQFPSVEVGPSPYLDRYSLAELMRYPSIVLAGAEWWSKTKAEQLVREYISFGGKVLVELSGLPENILAKQPEFLGIYGETVTLSGQLELFDRGGRSIVLDPFVTNDMGIWMTYVPQGLDVVEVYFEYYGVNAPLLGYKLVEGQKVWFLGGNLSYHTFLTKDPEALRVIEETFGYQREYMVEELVPLDAYTATENGYLMRYSSERDLDVVVPVAALDGMRAEIDGNPWPHTTFENLVRMELPAGEHEIAVILERTPVYLWGLVLSLVSPAVLLGGLVFIKKRDRDVKKHGQVTA encoded by the coding sequence TTGCTCGAAAAGAAACGATTGAGCGAAGGAAAAAAAAGGAATCTGCTCGCATCAATTGAGGATAAGACAAAGGAAAGCCAAGACATTGAAGTGGCAATTCTCAAGGCCGATGAACTTGCCCAGGAGATTGAGAAAAAAGCCAATTTTGAAGTGGAACGTATCTTGGCGGAGGCAGGGGCGAGGGTTGCACTCACCAAAGCCAATCTAACCCTGATAGAAAAAGAAATAGTGCAGGCTAAGGAAGAGCTCTCCTTTTATCAAAGCCTGGTTTATGATACCACAGCAAGCGAGGTGGGGGAAGAAAGCGATTATGTCGATGCTGGGGCAGTAAGGGAGGGCAAGGGGGTTCCCTCCGCCACGCAGGTGGGCGGTTTTTTTGTTGATCCTTCAGCCTACACGATCCAGCTTGTTTCTTTCCTCAACGCGCGGCACTATGTTATCCTTGACGGAAATCAGGGGCCGATCCATGCCCACTCCTGGCAGATCCATACTAAGATTAAAATACCTCCCGAAAAAAGCGAACTGATACCTTTTGCCAAGATCATGGGGTCCATAAACTCAGTTATAGCCTGTTACGAGAAAACATTGCTTAATGAGCAGCACCCTTTTAATCTTTTCCAGCCCGCTACAGAGAACATAGCCATGTTTTTCTTCAACCGTTTTGAGGATATTCTCCTTGAATTTGGCCTGGCACAGGGCAAATTATCTGTATGGGAAACTCCTACGAAGGGTATTGAGGTCGCCCGGCGCAATCCCGAGTTTGACAACATCCCGCTGGATCTGGTCAAAGACGTGGTGGCCACGGCGGCTGCCGGTCCCTCCTTAGACCAAGGGGAAAAAATGCCGCCATCGCCCTCTAGGGGCAAAAAAGATAAAGGGGCGATACGGGAACTCCGCCTTGGCAGACCACCAGGCACCCCTTCAACCAGTTATTCTTATCCTGCCTATCGCTACGCCCTGCATGGGCTGCTCATAACGCTTGTAACCTTCCTTGCTTATTACCAGGTGGTTAACCCTCAGCTCAGGTTGCACTATCCCTGGGGATCCGATACATGGGGCCATCTTTATAAGGCCGAGTTCTTGTTTGAGCAGCTGCTGCAGGGGAATTATTTTCCCCAATTCACCGAATACTGGTATAGCGGTGTCCAGCCATTTCGTTATTGGGCGCCGCTCTCCTACTACGTAATATCCCTGCTGAGATTCATTAGCACCGACATTTTTATGGCCGGCAATTATTATGTTTTTGTGTCCGCCCTCCTGGGAGGTTTGTCCCTGCTTTTTTTTGCCGGCAGGATCGGTATCTGGCCTGCCACACTGGCAGGCGTCATCTGGGCTGTCTGGATCGATAATGTAAGGGTTGCCTTTTCTGAAGGGAACCTCCCCAGGGTATTGTCCACAGCGCTGCTGCCGTTACTCTTCTTTCTGTTTTTGAAATTGTTGGAAGAACGGAAGAAGAACTACTTAATAATACTGCTAACTGTTTTGCTGGTACACCTGACCATCCTCTGCCATGCCATGATGGGGGCAGTATATTGCCTCAGCCTTGCCCTCTTTGGTCTCTTTTTCTGGGCTTTTGGCGGTTGCCGGCTGAGGGATTTAGTGTGGGTTTATTTCGTGACATTTGTCGGTGTGATCTCCGCAGGCTGGTGGCTGCTGCCCAGTTTAAGGGGCGGTATAATTATGATTGATCCTGAAGCTGTCCGTGCTGCTATACAGTTCGTGCCGGCTGCTACCTCCCTAGACCCTTTTTATCGCTTTGTCAACCGGGAAACATTTTACTGGGGCGTCAGTCTGCTATTTGCCTTTGGCGTCTTGCTCTTGGCTTGGCGGAACAGTACGGCCTGGGTAAAAAGCCTTGTGATCTGTAGTTTTCTTCTAATTGTTATTACCTTCCCCTCCATGCGCCTTTTTATTCTGTTGATGCCTTTAAGCCACCTCCTCTGGCCGCTACGCTTCTCCAGTTTTGCTTCGCTGGCGCTAATAATAGGGAGCATGGCCCTCTATCCTTTTAAGGATAAATTCCCGGTGCCCGCTGGCAGCATTAAGAAGGCTGTAATAGTATCTCTCCTTGGCCTTAGTCTCCTGGTTGATTGCTTTTTTTCCCTGCGCTTGCTTGCTTATACAGGGGCGAAATCGTATGTGCTGCTGGAGGGGACGGAGCTGCTGAAGGCAGCGCCCGGATGGCGTATTGCCACCATTGATCTCAGCAGGCTTGGTTCGGCCCCCTCTTACCTCTTTTCTGAAACAGCCGGCAGAGGGCAGGTCTTCGGTTGGGCCTGGCAGGGAGCCACAACTTCCTATAACATTATGCTCCTCAATATGGGTCTCGAGTACCAGTATTACCCCTTTTTATTTCGCTCCTCTGTGTTGCTGGGGGGCACAGACCTGCTGGTTAAAGACGACGTGATTAGCGAACCAGAAGTATTTGCCGATCTGGCCGCAAAAATGGGTTACGAGCAGACTGCAAGTATTGACGGCCTCACCCTCTGGCGCGGGCCGGTTAATCGTCCTTACCTCGTTGTAAAAAAGGATCATACCCTGGTTATCGGCAGGCATGCGGGGACGATCGCCATCCAGTTTCCCAGTGTGGAGGTGGGGCCTTCCCCATATCTGGACAGATATTCGCTGGCAGAATTAATGAGATATCCCAGCATTGTTCTTGCCGGCGCAGAATGGTGGTCAAAGACAAAAGCGGAACAACTCGTGCGTGAGTATATCTCTTTCGGGGGCAAGGTACTTGTTGAGCTCTCCGGGCTGCCGGAAAACATCCTGGCCAAACAGCCGGAGTTTCTCGGTATCTATGGCGAGACAGTTACGCTGAGCGGCCAGCTAGAGCTTTTTGACCGTGGCGGTAGGAGTATTGTATTAGACCCTTTTGTTACGAATGACATGGGAATTTGGATGACATATGTGCCCCAGGGACTGGACGTTGTAGAGGTATACTTTGAATACTATGGCGTAAATGCTCCTCTTTTGGGGTACAAGCTGGTCGAAGGGCAAAAGGTATGGTTTTTAGGAGGCAACCTCTCATATCACACCTTCCTGACCAAGGACCCCGAGGCACTGCGTGTCATTGAGGAGACATTCGGTTATCAGCGGGAATATATGGTTGAGGAGCTGGTTCCCCTGGATGCTTATACGGCTACGGAAAACGGCTACCTGATGCGATACAGTAGCGAACGGGACTTAGATGTGGTCGTCCCTGTCGCCGCGCTGGACGGGATGAGGGCGGAGATCGATGGGAACCCATGGCCTCATACTACATTTGAAAACCTTGTACGTATGGAGCTGCCTGCGGGTGAACATGAGATTGCTGTCATATTGGAACGGACCCCCGTTTATCTGTGGGGCCTTGTACTCTCCCTTGTTTCGCCAGCAGTGCTGCTTGGCGGTTTGGTGTTTATAAAAAAACGGGATAGAGATGTGAAAAAACATGGGCAAGTTACCGCATAG
- a CDS encoding phosphomannomutase/phosphoglucomutase produces the protein MNCHVFRMYDIRGKADRDFPGHEMVRLARAMGTYFRQRGEDRVIVARDNRSHSPRLSHALTRELVTTGLDVLDIGETITPVFYFSHHLYHRRAGVMITGSHNPPEDNGFKIYLGAGTIHGEEILRIRAILEEGDFLSGEGSSSQAYPEDQYIARIASGVRLDRPLKVVADGGNGTAGPVAVRLLGEMGCDVIPLYCESDPTFPHHHPDPTVVTNLRDLIDTVRREGADLGVSYDGDGDRLGVVDDQGHIVWGDILQVLFWREILPRYPGSMAIVEVKCSKTLFEELQKLGAKPFYYKTGHSLIKAKMRETGIPFAGEMSGHFFFADEYFGYDDALYATARLLRILARGSQSLSGLLGDLPVYYSTPETRVPCPDDIKRDTVAAITQRFREEGHTVIDVDGARIEFPTGWGLVRASNTEPVLVARCEARSTEDLRHICGVVKEGLLTAGVGDFHWELPADQNG, from the coding sequence ATGAACTGCCACGTCTTCCGGATGTACGACATTCGCGGAAAGGCAGATAGGGACTTCCCCGGCCATGAGATGGTGAGGCTTGCCAGGGCCATGGGCACCTACTTCCGCCAGCGCGGGGAGGATCGCGTCATAGTTGCCCGGGATAACAGGTCCCACTCCCCCCGTCTCAGCCATGCACTGACCCGGGAGTTGGTGACAACCGGGCTTGACGTCCTTGACATAGGGGAGACCATCACCCCGGTCTTCTACTTCTCTCACCACCTGTACCACAGGAGGGCTGGCGTGATGATAACCGGGAGCCACAACCCTCCCGAGGATAATGGCTTCAAGATATACCTAGGGGCCGGGACCATTCACGGTGAGGAGATCCTCCGGATCCGGGCCATCCTTGAGGAGGGGGACTTTCTTTCAGGAGAGGGTAGCTCAAGCCAGGCTTACCCTGAGGACCAGTACATAGCCAGGATAGCCTCGGGCGTAAGGCTCGATAGGCCCCTCAAGGTCGTTGCGGACGGCGGCAACGGGACCGCGGGGCCCGTGGCTGTTCGCCTTCTTGGGGAGATGGGCTGCGATGTTATTCCCCTGTACTGCGAGTCGGACCCAACCTTTCCCCATCACCACCCAGACCCCACGGTTGTGACCAACCTGAGGGATCTCATCGACACCGTCAGGCGTGAGGGCGCAGACCTGGGTGTGAGCTACGACGGGGATGGCGACAGGCTGGGGGTCGTAGATGACCAGGGCCACATCGTGTGGGGGGACATCCTCCAGGTGCTCTTCTGGCGGGAGATCCTCCCTCGCTACCCGGGGTCCATGGCCATCGTGGAGGTAAAGTGCAGTAAAACACTGTTCGAGGAGCTCCAGAAACTAGGGGCCAAGCCCTTCTACTACAAGACAGGCCACAGTCTCATCAAGGCGAAGATGAGGGAGACCGGTATCCCCTTCGCCGGGGAGATGTCAGGCCACTTCTTCTTTGCCGACGAGTACTTCGGCTATGATGACGCGCTATACGCCACTGCCCGCCTCTTGAGGATCCTGGCACGGGGTAGCCAGAGCCTGTCAGGACTCCTGGGGGACCTCCCGGTGTACTACTCAACCCCGGAGACCCGGGTTCCGTGTCCCGATGACATCAAGCGGGACACCGTAGCCGCCATCACCCAGCGGTTCCGCGAGGAGGGGCACACGGTCATCGATGTCGATGGGGCCCGCATTGAGTTCCCCACAGGATGGGGCCTGGTGAGGGCGTCCAACACTGAGCCGGTGCTGGTGGCCCGCTGCGAGGCCCGGTCCACCGAGGATCTTAGGCACATATGTGGGGTGGTAAAGGAGGGCCTCCTCACAGCCGGAGTGGGGGACTTCCACTGGGAGCTGCCCGCGGACCAGAATGGGTAA
- a CDS encoding Tex family protein: MGLEYSQVTVVAGLLGEGNTVPFIARYRKEASGGMNDEQLRLFEERLTLYGNLEKRRADILRLLEEQGVLTPELEGAAQSAASVTELEDIYRPYRPKKRTRATVAREQGLEPLAQAIVKGEGDLQGLSRAFISEEKGILSEDQALAGARDIIAEMISDDARVRRALRRFMSRQGYIATRGLQSSESPYEMYYDFREPVRRIAPHRVLAVNRGEKEEVLSVRVEVREDQALDLANRFYLKEGIHPAAREQLMEAVRDSWKRLLFPSLERELRNELTENAEEQALKVFKDNLRNLLMSPPVKGRRVLGVDPGYRTGCKLACVDQHSKLLETAIIYPTPPRKEREPSAKVVADLVERHQINAVAIGNGTAGRETEEFFAEAIGDTVEYTVVNEAGASVYSASPLAKEEFPDLDVAQRSAVSIARRLQDPMAELVKIDPKSIGVGQYQHDVNQGRLGQVLDGVVEACVNEVGVDLNTASPALLERVAGINRPVASNIVAFRNERGGFRSRLELREVPKLGPRTFQQCAGFLRLPDAEYYFDRSAVHPESYGVAERVMEALGVSGEDLGRALSLQGVDIQGLASRLGVGEPTLRDILAEMGKPGRDPRDDLPKPVFKKGIVKLEDLKEGMELQGIVRNVVDFGAFIDIGVHQDGLVHISQMRDAFVRHPSDVVKVGDVVDVRVLGVDVERKRISLSMKMPRA; encoded by the coding sequence ATGGGTTTAGAGTATTCCCAGGTTACAGTGGTGGCTGGCCTGCTGGGTGAGGGCAACACGGTTCCCTTCATTGCCCGGTACCGGAAGGAAGCCAGCGGCGGGATGAACGACGAACAACTCCGCCTGTTTGAAGAGCGCCTGACCCTCTACGGGAACCTGGAGAAGCGGAGGGCGGATATCCTCAGGCTCCTTGAGGAACAAGGGGTGTTGACTCCCGAGCTGGAGGGCGCCGCGCAATCCGCCGCCAGCGTTACGGAGCTTGAGGACATCTACCGCCCATATAGGCCCAAGAAGAGGACCCGGGCCACGGTGGCCAGGGAGCAAGGCCTGGAGCCGCTGGCTCAGGCCATAGTCAAAGGGGAGGGGGACCTCCAGGGACTGTCTAGGGCCTTCATATCCGAGGAGAAGGGCATTCTCTCGGAGGATCAGGCACTGGCCGGTGCCAGGGACATCATCGCCGAGATGATTTCGGACGATGCCAGGGTGCGCCGGGCCCTCCGGCGGTTCATGTCCCGCCAGGGTTATATCGCCACCAGGGGCTTGCAGTCCTCGGAGAGCCCCTATGAGATGTACTATGACTTCCGGGAGCCTGTTCGTAGGATAGCGCCTCACCGGGTCCTCGCCGTGAACAGGGGGGAGAAAGAGGAGGTCCTCAGCGTCAGGGTGGAGGTGCGGGAGGACCAGGCGCTAGACCTCGCTAACCGGTTCTACCTCAAAGAAGGGATTCACCCGGCCGCCCGGGAGCAGTTGATGGAGGCGGTAAGGGATTCCTGGAAGAGGCTTCTTTTCCCGTCTCTGGAGCGCGAACTCAGGAACGAGCTAACGGAGAATGCAGAGGAACAGGCACTGAAGGTGTTCAAGGACAACCTGAGGAACCTGCTGATGTCCCCTCCTGTGAAGGGCCGGAGGGTACTCGGGGTTGACCCCGGGTACAGGACCGGCTGCAAGCTTGCCTGCGTGGACCAGCACTCCAAGCTCCTGGAGACCGCGATCATCTATCCCACACCGCCACGGAAGGAGAGAGAGCCTTCTGCCAAGGTAGTGGCGGACCTCGTCGAACGGCACCAGATTAACGCAGTGGCTATTGGCAACGGCACAGCAGGCCGGGAGACCGAGGAGTTCTTCGCGGAGGCAATTGGAGACACCGTGGAATACACGGTGGTGAACGAGGCGGGTGCCAGCGTCTATTCGGCTTCGCCCTTGGCAAAGGAGGAATTCCCGGACCTGGATGTGGCCCAGAGGAGTGCCGTATCCATCGCCCGCAGGCTCCAGGATCCCATGGCCGAACTGGTGAAGATTGACCCCAAGTCCATAGGTGTCGGGCAATACCAGCACGATGTGAACCAGGGACGCCTGGGACAGGTGCTGGACGGGGTGGTAGAGGCGTGTGTGAACGAGGTGGGGGTAGACCTGAACACCGCCTCGCCGGCGCTCCTGGAGAGGGTGGCCGGGATCAACAGGCCAGTGGCGTCAAACATCGTGGCATTCAGGAATGAGAGGGGTGGGTTCAGGAGCCGCCTGGAACTAAGGGAGGTTCCCAAACTGGGTCCCCGTACCTTCCAGCAGTGTGCCGGCTTCCTGCGCCTCCCCGATGCGGAATACTACTTTGACCGGAGCGCCGTTCACCCTGAGTCGTATGGGGTGGCCGAGAGGGTCATGGAGGCCCTGGGGGTCTCCGGAGAGGATCTGGGGCGGGCGCTGTCCCTTCAGGGCGTTGACATCCAGGGGCTCGCCAGCCGCCTGGGTGTGGGCGAACCCACCCTTAGGGACATACTGGCGGAGATGGGGAAGCCGGGCCGGGATCCCAGGGATGACCTTCCAAAGCCAGTGTTCAAGAAGGGAATCGTGAAGCTGGAGGATCTCAAAGAGGGCATGGAACTCCAGGGCATCGTGAGAAACGTGGTGGACTTCGGCGCCTTTATAGATATTGGGGTACACCAGGACGGGTTGGTGCACATATCCCAGATGCGGGATGCCTTCGTGAGGCACCCGTCGGATGTGGTCAAGGTGGGAGATGTTGTTGATGTAAGGGTACTGGGGGTGGATGTGGAAAGGAAGCGGATCAGCCTGTCCATGAAGATGCCAAGGGCATAG
- a CDS encoding DUF3825 domain-containing protein, whose product MLLFKFAFCHEFDRKLEELSEIASREPWRCSDEEGLPILRDYVLYTFNRLADECKYEEGELGPETKISVVDTNACFNTGLFTQHFERVFGLFCKSTREGTQPWFFQGFVKESDPRLRQFAQLPERASYFSSVSELVFDYRLEIGINKDHILSDDRNLSRLPAELKNPVAFEGSVNIAKKKVPANYRLAIPQYHEGRIQLLIPLGYRSERADVALVISKASHFCTGHTCLSLKIAYNNATLIAKPDADWLSPR is encoded by the coding sequence GTGCTTCTCTTCAAGTTCGCGTTCTGTCATGAATTCGACCGCAAGTTAGAGGAGCTATCCGAGATTGCGTCACGTGAGCCCTGGAGATGCTCTGATGAAGAGGGTCTTCCGATATTGCGGGATTACGTTCTTTATACGTTTAACCGATTGGCTGATGAGTGCAAGTATGAAGAAGGTGAACTAGGTCCAGAGACCAAAATATCCGTGGTGGATACCAACGCCTGCTTTAACACTGGCCTTTTTACACAGCACTTCGAGCGAGTCTTCGGGCTCTTCTGCAAGAGTACCAGGGAAGGTACACAACCGTGGTTCTTCCAAGGTTTCGTAAAGGAAAGTGACCCCCGCCTCAGACAATTCGCCCAACTGCCTGAACGTGCGTCATACTTTAGCAGTGTTTCGGAGCTGGTGTTCGACTATCGCCTAGAGATTGGGATCAACAAAGACCACATACTATCCGATGACAGGAACCTTTCCAGATTGCCAGCAGAGCTCAAGAACCCGGTTGCATTCGAAGGCTCAGTCAACATCGCCAAGAAGAAGGTGCCGGCCAACTACAGGTTAGCGATTCCTCAATACCACGAAGGCAGAATTCAGCTGCTCATACCACTGGGATACCGATCGGAAAGAGCAGACGTGGCACTGGTGATTTCGAAGGCTAGCCATTTTTGCACTGGCCATACTTGCCTTAGCCTGAAGATAGCGTACAACAATGCCACGCTTATTGCCAAACCCGATGCTGATTGGCTCTCTCCTAGATAA
- a CDS encoding 2-hydroxymuconate tautomerase, translating to MQEPRKGRVETMPIVRIEAFEGRTLDQKRDLAKAVTEAVSGIFKTPAEAVTIVFQDMKKENYAIAGVLYSDKP from the coding sequence ATTCAAGAACCTCGCAAAGGAAGGGTGGAGACAATGCCTATAGTGAGAATCGAGGCGTTCGAAGGCCGCACGCTGGACCAAAAGCGAGATCTGGCCAAGGCGGTCACCGAGGCCGTCAGCGGGATCTTCAAGACACCAGCCGAGGCTGTGACCATCGTTTTCCAGGACATGAAGAAGGAGAACTATGCTATTGCGGGGGTGCTCTATAGCGATAAGCCCTAG
- a CDS encoding mannose-1-phosphate guanylyltransferase yields MRVAVVIMAGGSGERFWPLSRKDRPKQFLKILGETSMIQDTFRRALLLTPVENILVFTGRAHYDVLRSQVPDLPRRNVFCEPVGRDTAPCIAMAACCLESVDPSTVMVVLPSDHLIMGDDEFVKTMSLGIQAAVAMGGLVTTGVKPTRPEPAFGYILVGGQQTPGLPGVTNVERFIEKPDMEAAQGYLASGRYLWNSGMFVWTVDAIKNAIARHLPELAEGIRPIEAAVGREDFAEVVWNSYGHLPNASIDYAVMEKASNVWVIPARFQWDDLGSWSALDRVLPGDAHGNRLIGQVLSVDTKGSIVKSSSPSRLVATLGLEDAIVVDTDDVVFVASKRRACDLKKVLSHLRKSGLGAFQERPTGVPNLVVGDLCKALSGGCHVAEKPWGKEVWWSVTPHYAGKILQVKAGEALSLQYHEHKHETMLFLAGSGQIEMDGQVSEITPPMVVTISPRTAHRVQASKDLTILEISTPELDDVVRLEDRYGRSSHAGGEVRT; encoded by the coding sequence GTGAGAGTTGCCGTGGTAATCATGGCAGGAGGCTCCGGCGAACGCTTCTGGCCCTTGAGCCGCAAGGACAGGCCAAAGCAGTTCCTGAAGATCCTTGGAGAGACCAGCATGATCCAGGATACCTTCAGGCGGGCCCTGCTGCTCACACCCGTCGAGAACATCTTGGTGTTCACTGGCAGGGCCCACTACGATGTCCTCAGGAGCCAGGTACCAGATCTGCCCCGCAGGAATGTCTTCTGCGAGCCGGTGGGCAGGGATACCGCTCCCTGCATAGCCATGGCTGCCTGCTGCCTTGAGTCTGTTGACCCCTCTACAGTCATGGTGGTGCTCCCCTCTGACCACCTCATCATGGGGGACGACGAGTTCGTAAAGACCATGAGCCTGGGGATCCAAGCGGCCGTTGCCATGGGCGGCTTGGTGACAACCGGGGTCAAGCCCACCAGGCCTGAGCCGGCATTCGGCTACATCCTGGTGGGGGGCCAGCAAACCCCAGGGTTGCCCGGTGTCACAAACGTGGAGAGGTTCATCGAGAAGCCAGATATGGAGGCAGCCCAGGGCTACCTAGCCTCGGGCCGGTACCTCTGGAACAGCGGCATGTTCGTGTGGACTGTGGATGCCATCAAGAATGCCATTGCCCGGCACCTTCCCGAGCTGGCCGAGGGCATCAGGCCAATTGAAGCGGCGGTGGGACGGGAGGACTTTGCCGAGGTGGTGTGGAACTCCTACGGCCACCTGCCTAATGCCTCCATCGACTACGCCGTGATGGAGAAGGCCAGCAACGTGTGGGTTATCCCCGCTCGTTTCCAGTGGGACGATCTGGGGAGCTGGAGTGCCCTGGACCGTGTGCTCCCTGGGGACGCCCACGGCAACCGCCTCATTGGGCAGGTGCTCTCGGTGGACACCAAGGGTAGCATAGTGAAGTCCAGCTCCCCGTCCCGCCTCGTGGCCACATTGGGGCTGGAGGATGCCATCGTAGTGGATACTGATGATGTGGTGTTCGTTGCCTCCAAGAGACGAGCCTGTGACCTGAAGAAGGTCCTCAGCCACCTCCGGAAGAGCGGCCTGGGGGCCTTCCAGGAGCGTCCAACAGGGGTCCCCAATCTGGTGGTGGGAGACCTCTGCAAGGCATTGAGCGGGGGATGTCACGTGGCTGAGAAGCCCTGGGGCAAAGAGGTGTGGTGGAGCGTGACGCCCCACTATGCGGGCAAGATACTCCAGGTCAAGGCGGGAGAAGCCCTGAGCCTTCAGTATCATGAGCACAAGCACGAGACCATGCTCTTCCTTGCTGGGTCTGGCCAAATAGAGATGGATGGGCAGGTCTCTGAGATAACCCCTCCCATGGTGGTTACTATATCCCCCCGAACAGCCCACAGGGTCCAGGCCAGCAAGGACCTGACCATCCTGGAGATCTCCACACCAGAGCTGGATGACGTGGTGAGGCTCGAGGACAGGTACGGCCGCAGCAGCCATGCGGGTGGAGAGGTAAGAACATGA
- a CDS encoding ferritin family protein, with translation MPDFGAPFSGLKHDRKLTHEELVRAIRFMVAAEYEAVQLYMQLAESTDDPLSQAVLKDIADEERVHAGEFLRLLKHLAPDEEELYRRGEEEVEEIIEGMKQG, from the coding sequence GTGCCTGATTTTGGAGCGCCTTTCTCAGGTCTTAAACATGACCGTAAGCTCACTCATGAGGAGCTGGTGAGGGCCATCCGGTTCATGGTGGCTGCTGAGTACGAGGCCGTGCAACTGTACATGCAGCTGGCCGAATCCACGGATGATCCCTTGTCCCAGGCTGTTCTCAAGGACATTGCCGATGAAGAACGCGTCCACGCCGGTGAGTTCCTCAGGCTCCTCAAGCACTTGGCACCGGATGAGGAGGAGCTCTACAGGAGGGGCGAAGAGGAAGTCGAGGAGATAATCGAGGGAATGAAGCAGGGATAA